A stretch of the Aminipila terrae genome encodes the following:
- a CDS encoding amino acid permease, with protein MESGKKKIGMWSLVMVVFVAAYGFSNVTSNLVYIGLAAIPSWIIVAILYFIPLTIMIVELAAANKDKSAGIYSWIECSLGTRWAFVGTWSYYITSIFFLQNVFGKLPVVVSWAIFGEDRFNDKTAYLIPWLAIGLIVALTFIAIMGVEKFSKISDLGGQLTLIATVLFILFAIIGYIGKITPSASEFTAANLTPAFDVNYFSTFSWLLLAVCGSEIAGTYIGQVDNPKKTYTKSVMVAAGLLIGSYILGSIAVCLIMSPAEISKYNIADSQFIVFKVLGDSFGISGKVVVQVYAFINVISSVACYVVWMESPIRAMFSDVPEGIFPKALSKSRSDGTMVNALWMQCGVLFVLFTISIVGLKSLSNFFVLLMNLTSLSTIVPYAIMVVAYFTYRSKNEHIDFAIIKSNFLAKMMSVIVLILSVAGFFGAGLGDVLGASASEAFKKVLMDYGGPILLLLIGWIIILLHDRKNKHKMQMSTDDNRKIG; from the coding sequence ATGGAATCAGGCAAAAAGAAAATAGGAATGTGGTCGCTGGTTATGGTTGTATTTGTTGCTGCTTATGGATTCAGTAATGTTACATCTAATTTGGTCTATATTGGACTGGCAGCCATACCCTCATGGATTATAGTGGCTATCTTATATTTTATTCCATTAACCATTATGATTGTTGAACTGGCAGCTGCCAATAAAGATAAAAGTGCAGGAATTTACAGCTGGATAGAATGCTCCCTGGGTACAAGATGGGCTTTTGTGGGAACATGGTCTTATTATATCACTTCAATTTTTTTCCTGCAAAATGTGTTTGGAAAGCTGCCTGTAGTGGTGTCATGGGCAATTTTTGGAGAAGACCGGTTTAATGATAAAACGGCATATCTGATACCATGGCTTGCCATAGGACTTATAGTAGCCCTGACTTTTATTGCAATCATGGGAGTTGAAAAATTTTCTAAAATCAGTGATTTGGGAGGACAACTAACTTTAATTGCCACCGTGCTATTTATTTTATTTGCTATTATCGGATATATTGGAAAAATTACTCCATCGGCTTCAGAATTTACCGCTGCTAACTTAACGCCAGCCTTTGATGTAAATTATTTCTCGACTTTTTCATGGCTGCTGCTGGCTGTATGCGGTTCCGAGATTGCAGGGACTTATATAGGTCAGGTGGATAACCCTAAAAAAACATACACCAAGAGTGTCATGGTAGCTGCAGGTCTTTTGATTGGGTCCTATATTTTAGGGTCAATAGCAGTCTGCCTTATCATGTCACCAGCAGAAATTTCAAAATATAATATAGCAGACTCTCAGTTTATTGTATTTAAAGTCTTAGGAGATAGTTTTGGAATAAGTGGCAAAGTAGTGGTTCAGGTTTATGCTTTTATAAATGTAATTTCTTCAGTTGCCTGCTATGTAGTATGGATGGAATCTCCTATCAGGGCTATGTTCTCTGATGTGCCAGAAGGGATTTTCCCTAAAGCTCTTTCAAAATCAAGGTCCGACGGAACTATGGTAAATGCACTGTGGATGCAGTGTGGGGTTTTATTTGTATTGTTTACCATTTCTATTGTTGGACTAAAATCACTTTCAAACTTTTTTGTTCTGCTCATGAACCTTACTTCTCTGTCTACCATTGTGCCATATGCGATTATGGTAGTGGCTTATTTCACTTATAGGAGTAAAAATGAGCACATTGATTTTGCCATAATCAAATCTAATTTTCTGGCGAAAATGATGTCGGTTATTGTATTAATTCTCAGTGTGGCTGGTTTCTTTGGAGCTGGATTGGGGGATGTTCTGGGTGCATCTGCTTCAGAAGCATTTAAGAAAGTTCTGATGGATTACGGCGGACCGATATTATTGCTTCTGATAGGATGGATCATAATCCTTCTGCATGATAGAAAGAATAAACACAAAATGCAAATGAGCACAGATGATAACCGAAAAATCGGCTAA
- a CDS encoding amidohydrolase — translation MEITLILTNGKIYTLDGRQYEAIAVSGNQIAMLGTTKEVEAAGESAEIKIDLKGKCVLPGFNDSHLHLVEFGLSAEMLNLEEASSIDEIINEGKNYICNKEKQKGDWVLGYGWNEKNFRIPAMPSKEDLDKISTEHPIMITRVCEHIAVVNTKALEVTGADRGTRIKGGSFDKDQNGELTGVIRENTLDWFTDRLPKREVEEIKTAILTAASQVVQFGLTSLQTSDLHSCTFDVMYDAYTQLKEEGKLPVRIYEQLYLPEMDILTQFLERGFEPGQGDDFFRLGPMKLLTDGCLGARTAALREDYSDDPGNRGMFTYEQEELDALVLKAHQSGMQVFLHAIGDGAIEACLKSMKQALEKYPRAHRHVINHFQIAGTDLFEKASKLGVIADIQPAFICSDWDIAEDKVGPERLKASYAWKSMLESGMRLMGSSDCPVEHCNPFNAIYAAVTRKDLEGKLDKAFMPEQVLTVEQAINLLTINSAYGSFDEKKKGVLAEGYLADMVVVSEDPFTVEKDELKDIKVLMTIMDGKIRYDSAQ, via the coding sequence ATGGAAATTACTTTAATATTAACAAATGGAAAAATATATACACTGGATGGCAGACAATATGAGGCCATTGCTGTTTCTGGGAATCAGATAGCCATGCTTGGAACAACAAAGGAAGTTGAAGCTGCAGGGGAAAGTGCGGAAATTAAAATAGATCTGAAGGGAAAGTGTGTTTTACCTGGATTTAATGACAGCCATTTGCATCTGGTGGAATTTGGGCTATCTGCTGAAATGCTGAATCTGGAGGAGGCCAGTTCTATAGATGAAATTATCAATGAAGGGAAGAATTACATCTGTAATAAAGAAAAGCAAAAGGGAGACTGGGTTCTGGGATATGGGTGGAACGAAAAGAACTTCCGTATTCCAGCTATGCCTTCAAAAGAAGATCTGGATAAGATTTCAACAGAGCATCCCATTATGATTACCAGGGTATGCGAGCATATTGCGGTGGTAAATACAAAAGCACTGGAAGTAACTGGGGCAGACCGGGGCACTAGAATTAAAGGAGGATCCTTTGATAAAGATCAGAATGGAGAACTAACCGGGGTGATTCGTGAAAATACCTTAGACTGGTTTACAGACCGGTTACCAAAAAGAGAGGTAGAGGAGATTAAGACTGCCATTCTTACAGCAGCCAGTCAGGTGGTACAATTTGGTCTTACTTCTCTTCAGACCAGTGATTTACATAGCTGCACTTTTGACGTGATGTATGATGCGTATACACAGTTAAAGGAAGAGGGGAAGCTGCCGGTTCGTATATATGAACAGCTTTATCTGCCTGAAATGGATATACTGACTCAATTCCTGGAGAGAGGCTTTGAACCGGGACAGGGAGATGATTTCTTCCGTCTGGGACCAATGAAACTGTTAACAGATGGGTGTCTGGGTGCCCGTACGGCAGCTCTTCGGGAAGATTATAGTGATGACCCAGGAAACAGGGGAATGTTTACCTATGAGCAGGAGGAACTGGACGCCTTGGTATTGAAAGCTCATCAATCAGGCATGCAGGTATTCTTACATGCCATTGGGGACGGGGCAATTGAGGCCTGCTTAAAATCAATGAAACAGGCACTGGAAAAGTACCCCAGGGCTCATCGTCATGTGATTAATCATTTTCAGATTGCAGGCACTGATCTATTTGAAAAAGCTTCAAAACTTGGCGTTATTGCAGATATACAGCCTGCCTTTATTTGCTCTGACTGGGATATTGCAGAAGATAAGGTAGGGCCTGAGAGGCTAAAAGCAAGTTATGCATGGAAGTCCATGCTGGAATCTGGTATGAGGCTGATGGGAAGTTCAGATTGTCCGGTGGAACACTGCAATCCTTTCAATGCCATCTATGCGGCAGTAACCAGAAAAGATTTAGAGGGTAAGCTGGATAAAGCTTTTATGCCGGAGCAAGTTCTTACAGTGGAACAGGCCATAAATCTGCTTACGATTAATAGTGCTTACGGATCCTTTGATGAAAAGAAAAAGGGTGTTCTGGCAGAGGGGTATCTGGCTGATATGGTGGTAGTATCTGAAGATCCTTTCACAGTGGAGAAGGATGAGCTAAAGGATATAAAGGTGTTAATGACCATAATGGATGGAAAAATCAGATATGATTCAGCTCAGTAG
- a CDS encoding C39 family peptidase — protein sequence MYNKKIKGIVVAVAVIVLTGTVFAAANTNEPQSHVLNLPAREQWANNHGYCGETSIQTDALYYGTYISQEMARKIAGSELLVSENDDELLNALKLDFDEWNYDQKTPQYKSYLAWTKKHLQQGHPVIITVYVKDMEDPDFDHIVPVTGYISKDADTFHDSDKLIFNDNFKKEPFTRTFQSMWDERSMKRNHSEYEYCIPKNVDYGVAITGIRDKKKKQFRFPLTWIPGMNPM from the coding sequence ATGTATAATAAAAAGATTAAAGGAATTGTTGTAGCAGTAGCAGTTATTGTTCTGACCGGAACTGTTTTTGCAGCAGCAAATACAAATGAACCTCAATCCCACGTTTTAAATCTGCCAGCACGTGAACAATGGGCAAATAATCACGGGTATTGCGGAGAAACATCTATACAGACAGATGCACTTTATTACGGAACTTACATAAGCCAGGAGATGGCAAGAAAAATCGCCGGGAGTGAGCTGCTTGTATCAGAAAATGATGATGAACTTCTTAATGCGCTTAAGCTTGATTTTGATGAGTGGAATTATGACCAGAAGACACCCCAGTATAAATCCTATCTGGCATGGACGAAAAAGCATTTGCAGCAAGGCCATCCTGTCATTATAACCGTATATGTAAAAGATATGGAGGACCCTGATTTTGATCATATTGTTCCTGTTACGGGATACATTTCCAAAGATGCAGATACGTTCCATGATAGCGATAAATTAATTTTCAATGATAATTTTAAAAAGGAGCCTTTTACTCGTACTTTTCAATCAATGTGGGATGAACGGAGCATGAAGAGGAATCATTCTGAATATGAGTACTGCATTCCTAAAAATGTGGATTACGGGGTAGCTATAACTGGTATAAGAGATAAGAAAAAGAAACAGTTCCGGTTTCCCTTGACCTGGATTCCTGGAATGAACCCAATGTAA
- a CDS encoding S-layer homology domain-containing protein: MLKKSKVTISVIAILLMLCSTVPVNADTNIQIIGNGNTVTFNDLNGYSWASDAISSFASRGIIEGDGNGKFNPANKVTREQFAKMLVLTFNAPLKNATSETFADVPTGRWSSTYIETCKDFLTGYTNPFGGLPTFHPAEAATREDIAVALVRMLGLTDKDANNAKYASYMFSDAGSISSSLLGYVSIAAERNLISGYNDGTFRPQQSISKAEAVVLLNRATKQAVTSINSDLDLSAKVITSNDPKKVTLQIEAEEGTKVTVDGNSVTMNNNGFGKYEGSYPYTFTGEGSKTFTVTGTKAGKTKTVSATAAYQLDAPVLTITYCPGEVANKNINLTGSMYDKNYSTTLTINGSKVDVSSEGKTSNWFWPCTLKEGKNTFNFVLTSSSGKTTTQTKTVNYSVGGPELTITSCPAEVSDKNVALRGTLYDKDYNTVLTINGEAVATSTAGYNSNWNWTYSLKEGENTLNFVLTSSSGKTVSQTKTINYNAAKPELTIGYCPSEVTNNTVTIRGSIYDKNFSTVLTINGEEVDTASADYKSNWEKTYTLKEGENTFKFVLTSYSGKEVTETKTITYKAAQSDTNPS, from the coding sequence ATGTTAAAAAAAAGTAAAGTCACCATATCAGTTATTGCTATTTTATTAATGCTGTGTAGTACCGTGCCGGTTAATGCGGATACAAACATACAGATCATTGGAAATGGAAATACAGTAACGTTCAATGATTTAAATGGATACAGCTGGGCTTCGGATGCCATCAGTTCATTTGCTTCAAGAGGAATAATTGAAGGAGATGGAAATGGCAAATTTAATCCCGCCAATAAGGTTACAAGAGAACAGTTTGCAAAAATGCTGGTTTTAACCTTTAATGCGCCATTAAAGAATGCTACATCTGAAACATTTGCAGACGTGCCAACAGGCAGATGGTCCAGCACCTATATAGAAACCTGCAAAGATTTTCTCACGGGTTATACAAATCCTTTTGGAGGGCTGCCAACATTTCATCCTGCAGAAGCAGCTACCAGAGAAGATATCGCAGTTGCGTTAGTACGAATGCTTGGACTCACTGATAAAGATGCCAATAACGCAAAGTATGCAAGTTATATGTTTTCAGATGCAGGCAGTATTTCCTCTTCTTTATTAGGTTATGTGAGTATTGCGGCAGAACGGAATTTAATATCAGGGTATAATGATGGAACTTTCAGGCCCCAGCAAAGCATCAGTAAGGCAGAAGCTGTAGTTTTATTAAACAGAGCAACAAAACAGGCCGTTACATCCATAAATAGTGATTTAGATCTATCAGCAAAGGTTATTACCAGCAATGACCCCAAGAAAGTAACCCTGCAGATTGAAGCGGAAGAAGGCACAAAAGTTACTGTGGATGGTAATTCAGTAACAATGAATAATAATGGATTTGGAAAATATGAAGGCTCTTATCCATACACCTTTACTGGAGAAGGTTCTAAAACCTTTACCGTTACAGGAACAAAAGCAGGAAAAACAAAAACAGTCAGTGCTACAGCAGCCTACCAGTTGGATGCCCCTGTATTAACTATTACATATTGCCCAGGGGAAGTTGCAAATAAAAATATTAACCTGACAGGGAGCATGTATGATAAAAATTACAGTACAACTCTTACTATAAACGGATCTAAGGTAGATGTTTCCTCAGAGGGAAAAACTTCTAACTGGTTCTGGCCGTGTACTTTAAAAGAAGGGAAGAACACCTTCAATTTTGTACTGACAAGTTCTTCTGGAAAAACAACCACTCAGACCAAAACAGTTAATTATAGTGTTGGAGGGCCGGAACTGACCATAACTTCCTGTCCAGCTGAAGTATCAGACAAAAACGTTGCATTAAGAGGAACTCTTTATGACAAAGATTACAATACGGTGCTTACAATAAACGGAGAGGCTGTAGCTACTTCCACTGCAGGATATAATAGTAACTGGAATTGGACCTATAGCCTGAAAGAGGGGGAAAATACACTGAACTTTGTATTGACAAGTTCCTCAGGAAAAACCGTATCTCAGACAAAAACAATTAATTATAATGCTGCTAAACCGGAATTAACCATTGGTTATTGCCCATCAGAAGTGACAAATAACACTGTAACCATAAGAGGCAGTATCTATGATAAAAATTTTAGTACAGTGCTTACCATAAATGGAGAAGAAGTTGACACTGCTTCAGCAGACTATAAAAGTAACTGGGAAAAAACCTATACCCTGAAAGAAGGAGAAAACACTTTCAAATTTGTGCTAACAAGCTATTCTGGGAAAGAAGTTACTGAGACAAAAACAATAACCTATAAGGCAGCACAATCAGATACAAATCCTAGTTAA
- a CDS encoding M20 family metallopeptidase → MYGRGVVDMKAGLATMMMAMAAIKRAGIKLYGDLVFAGVIDEEAKSEGTRAYLQQGTLPDAAIVSEPTSMQICIGHRGLEWFEFTFHGKTVHGGKQKEGINAIQKSMLFINKLESELIPEIEKRTNPVIGSSSMNYGLIKGGTQPSTVAGECILQIDRRWIPGENYQEILREYQQILDELSTQDSQFKADFKVMDVSYMDDTYIHEAMYTDPDQEIVKASAKAIHKLTGKDALLGSFPAWTDGGLINYYGKIPTIVLGPGDLSSAHSKAENIEISQLVPAVLIYSMIAIDYCK, encoded by the coding sequence ATGTACGGACGCGGGGTTGTTGATATGAAAGCGGGTCTGGCCACTATGATGATGGCAATGGCTGCCATCAAGCGTGCAGGAATAAAGCTATACGGAGATTTAGTGTTTGCCGGAGTCATTGATGAAGAAGCAAAAAGTGAAGGAACCCGTGCTTATTTACAGCAGGGAACCCTGCCAGATGCAGCTATCGTCAGCGAACCTACCAGTATGCAGATCTGCATTGGCCATCGTGGGCTGGAATGGTTTGAGTTTACTTTTCATGGGAAAACCGTACATGGCGGGAAACAAAAAGAGGGGATTAACGCTATACAAAAATCCATGTTATTTATTAACAAACTGGAATCTGAATTAATTCCTGAAATTGAAAAAAGAACCAATCCTGTCATCGGATCCTCTTCAATGAATTATGGATTAATAAAAGGGGGAACTCAGCCTAGCACGGTAGCAGGAGAATGTATTCTTCAAATAGACAGGCGCTGGATACCGGGTGAAAATTATCAGGAAATACTGAGGGAATACCAGCAGATACTTGATGAACTCAGCACACAGGACTCCCAATTTAAAGCAGATTTTAAGGTAATGGATGTCAGCTATATGGATGATACCTATATCCACGAAGCTATGTACACAGACCCAGACCAGGAGATTGTCAAAGCTTCGGCAAAAGCTATTCACAAGCTGACAGGAAAAGATGCCCTTTTAGGTTCCTTTCCTGCATGGACAGATGGTGGTCTCATAAATTATTACGGCAAAATACCTACCATAGTTCTGGGTCCTGGAGACTTATCCAGCGCCCATTCTAAAGCAGAAAATATTGAAATCAGCCAGCTTGTCCCTGCTGTATTGATTTATTCTATGATAGCCATAGATTATTGTAAATAA
- a CDS encoding M20 family metallopeptidase: MEKSVNEIISESFSEKEVINLLTELVSIPSHDGIKGQETGVAEYIYNFFVKEDIEAQLIPVIDGRCNVTARLKGTGNGNSLLFTGHTDTVPPMIWKGTHMKLEFQREKCTDAGLLI; encoded by the coding sequence ATGGAAAAATCAGTTAATGAAATTATTTCAGAAAGCTTTTCTGAGAAAGAAGTAATCAATCTTCTGACAGAACTAGTCAGTATCCCAAGTCATGATGGCATAAAAGGCCAGGAAACCGGCGTTGCTGAATATATATATAATTTCTTCGTCAAGGAAGACATTGAAGCCCAATTGATACCTGTTATAGATGGCAGGTGTAATGTAACCGCAAGATTAAAGGGAACCGGAAATGGAAACTCCCTTCTTTTCACAGGTCACACAGATACGGTACCCCCTATGATATGGAAGGGAACCCATATGAAGCTAGAATTTCAGAGGGAAAAATGTACGGACGCGGGGTTGTTGATATGA
- a CDS encoding IclR family transcriptional regulator: MEKEKLTPIDKALLILETMSNHPDELKVAEISEITQLNRTTVHRILQELLAKKWVIQDFRSKKFIVGPMAFHVGMAYINNDNMESKIMEILDRIGAEMKESVGYATRVGDQVISLYEMEVHQPYKMNYRPGQFYPINRGCYGKCLMAYYDQNRVKQLLSEQKFQKLGPNTLTQPEEILQEYEKIRNQGYATSDEEVAPHVFGLSVPVFNQSGEVKGCLACSFLKSKDDEKRIDKFLKLFKQAAEEITSYLP; this comes from the coding sequence TTGGAAAAGGAAAAACTAACACCTATTGACAAGGCATTGCTGATACTGGAAACCATGAGCAATCATCCTGATGAGCTGAAAGTTGCTGAGATAAGTGAGATTACTCAGCTTAACAGAACAACTGTACATCGTATTCTTCAGGAATTGCTAGCCAAGAAATGGGTAATACAGGATTTCAGATCAAAGAAATTTATTGTGGGTCCCATGGCATTTCACGTAGGCATGGCCTATATAAACAATGACAACATGGAGTCAAAGATAATGGAAATTTTAGATCGTATCGGTGCAGAAATGAAAGAGTCTGTGGGATACGCCACCAGAGTTGGGGATCAAGTCATCTCCCTTTATGAGATGGAAGTACACCAACCCTATAAAATGAACTATCGTCCCGGACAGTTTTACCCTATAAACAGAGGGTGTTATGGAAAATGTCTGATGGCCTATTATGACCAGAATCGGGTAAAACAACTGCTGTCAGAACAGAAATTCCAGAAATTAGGGCCAAATACGTTGACTCAGCCTGAAGAAATATTACAGGAATATGAAAAAATCAGAAATCAGGGCTATGCAACCAGTGATGAAGAAGTGGCCCCTCACGTTTTCGGACTCAGTGTTCCTGTTTTTAATCAGAGTGGCGAAGTTAAGGGCTGTCTTGCCTGCTCATTTTTAAAGAGTAAGGACGATGAAAAACGAATTGACAAATTTCTTAAATTGTTTAAACAGGCAGCGGAAGAAATCACAAGTTATCTGCCATAA
- a CDS encoding M20 family metallopeptidase → MKSRITERISDKLDELFNISKYLYENPELGEQEYQAARLLTDYLTKNGFTVEHPVYDIPTAFRASYASRKEGPNIALFCEYDALPEIGHGCGHNLISTMSIGAALGLKAILDETGGRITVFGTPAEETSGVKGILADQGAYQDVTVAMMAHPSPVSETSGTSLALQAIKFEYFGKTAHAAAMPEKGINALDSVILLYNGINALRQHVTSDVRMHGIISHGGVAPNIVPDYAETRFYFRAQEKKNLEKVIEKVKKCAEGAASMTGATVKISNFENSYDNLRTNTTLSEIFNANLMSLGEKEIRAASNGIGSIDMGNVSQVVPTIHPWIGIGDPELILHSKEFADYTITDNGKATIYKGPVPWQ, encoded by the coding sequence TTGAAATCAAGAATAACTGAAAGAATTTCAGATAAGCTGGATGAGCTATTTAACATTAGTAAATATCTTTATGAAAATCCAGAACTTGGAGAACAGGAATATCAGGCGGCCAGATTGCTCACCGATTACCTTACTAAAAACGGATTTACTGTTGAACACCCTGTTTATGATATACCCACCGCCTTTCGTGCCAGTTATGCCAGCCGAAAAGAAGGCCCCAATATCGCATTGTTCTGCGAGTATGATGCACTGCCCGAGATTGGACATGGATGTGGACACAATTTAATTTCCACTATGTCTATTGGTGCAGCTCTCGGGCTAAAAGCTATTCTGGATGAAACTGGCGGCAGAATCACCGTCTTCGGCACACCTGCAGAAGAAACCAGTGGTGTAAAAGGAATCCTTGCTGATCAGGGAGCTTACCAGGATGTTACCGTTGCTATGATGGCCCATCCAAGCCCGGTTTCAGAAACCAGCGGAACCTCTTTAGCTCTGCAAGCCATCAAATTTGAATATTTTGGGAAAACTGCACATGCAGCTGCCATGCCGGAAAAGGGAATTAATGCTCTGGATTCTGTTATTCTTCTTTATAACGGCATTAATGCCCTTCGTCAGCATGTTACAAGTGATGTACGTATGCATGGAATCATTTCTCATGGAGGCGTTGCACCAAACATTGTCCCAGACTATGCAGAAACCAGATTCTATTTCCGTGCACAGGAAAAAAAGAATTTAGAGAAAGTAATTGAAAAAGTAAAAAAATGTGCTGAAGGTGCTGCCAGCATGACTGGAGCAACTGTGAAAATATCTAATTTTGAAAATTCCTATGATAATCTGAGAACAAACACTACTCTTTCTGAGATTTTCAACGCTAACCTTATGTCCTTGGGGGAAAAAGAGATAAGGGCTGCAAGTAACGGAATTGGCTCAATCGACATGGGAAATGTAAGCCAGGTTGTTCCTACTATCCACCCATGGATTGGTATCGGTGACCCGGAGTTAATCCTTCATTCAAAAGAATTTGCTGACTATACCATAACGGACAATGGAAAGGCTACCATATACAAGGGGCCTGTGCCTTGGCAATGA
- a CDS encoding YfcC family protein — MGNEQSNEILQEDSKGKKKGINTFVLLFAVLVVMAILSYILPAGQYDRKDVDGRSVVVQGTYHLVDKTPVDLFHLFTSIHQGLVEAAPIVFYIIIIGGMINVMNATGALNGLLSTTAEKLSKQRLAFIAILMLLFALGGSFIGMAEESLMYLPIIIPFALALGFDAFTGCAIVLMGMSIGFTTAIMNPFTIGLAQGIAELPLFSGLPVRLGLFIVVYIAAVAFVYHHANKVAKDPSLGIWGDRRYEGVAVIENIKFTGRHKLILLAFVGAIVCLVVGVIKFGFYMAEYSGVFIIVSILFAVIGKMSSNEYIDKFMEGAQGILSGALICGFARGIVVVLTNGNIIDTILNGAATILEHTSASVCAAGMFVVQATLHLLVPSGSGQAMLTMPIMIPLADLLHVTRQTACLIFTLADGIGNTILPTSGYFMAALAVAGLTWGQWAKKIWPFVVGEYLIAIVVVVIANSMGYGPF, encoded by the coding sequence ATGGGAAATGAACAATCAAATGAAATTCTTCAGGAAGATTCAAAAGGAAAGAAAAAAGGAATAAATACGTTTGTTTTACTTTTTGCAGTACTGGTAGTTATGGCAATATTATCATATATCCTTCCTGCCGGACAATATGACAGAAAAGATGTAGATGGAAGAAGTGTTGTGGTACAAGGAACCTATCATCTTGTAGACAAAACCCCTGTAGACCTGTTTCATTTATTTACATCCATTCACCAGGGTCTTGTAGAAGCGGCACCTATCGTTTTCTATATCATCATCATTGGAGGAATGATCAATGTAATGAATGCTACCGGCGCATTGAACGGACTCCTTTCAACTACAGCCGAAAAGCTTTCAAAACAAAGGCTGGCATTTATCGCTATACTGATGCTCTTGTTTGCACTTGGAGGTAGCTTTATCGGTATGGCAGAAGAAAGTCTGATGTATCTGCCTATTATCATTCCTTTTGCTCTGGCTTTAGGGTTTGATGCTTTTACCGGATGTGCCATTGTTCTTATGGGTATGTCCATTGGTTTTACCACCGCTATTATGAATCCATTTACTATCGGACTTGCCCAGGGCATTGCAGAATTACCACTGTTCTCCGGTCTTCCAGTAAGACTTGGCCTGTTTATCGTTGTGTACATAGCTGCAGTGGCCTTCGTATATCATCATGCAAATAAAGTAGCCAAAGACCCGTCTCTTGGAATCTGGGGTGACAGAAGATATGAAGGAGTAGCCGTTATTGAAAACATCAAGTTTACCGGCCGTCACAAACTGATACTGTTAGCTTTTGTAGGAGCTATTGTCTGTCTTGTAGTTGGTGTTATCAAATTTGGATTTTATATGGCTGAATACTCCGGTGTATTTATCATCGTATCCATTCTTTTCGCTGTGATTGGTAAAATGTCTTCCAATGAATACATTGACAAATTTATGGAAGGTGCACAGGGAATCTTATCAGGAGCCTTGATTTGTGGTTTTGCAAGAGGTATAGTAGTTGTATTAACCAACGGAAATATTATTGATACCATTCTGAACGGTGCCGCTACCATTCTGGAACATACCTCCGCATCTGTATGTGCTGCAGGAATGTTTGTGGTTCAGGCAACTCTTCACCTGCTGGTTCCTTCCGGAAGCGGCCAGGCCATGCTTACCATGCCAATCATGATTCCTTTAGCGGATCTGCTTCATGTAACCCGTCAGACAGCATGTCTGATCTTCACTCTGGCTGATGGAATTGGTAACACAATTCTTCCTACATCCGGTTACTTCATGGCGGCCCTGGCAGTAGCAGGACTGACATGGGGTCAGTGGGCAAAGAAAATATGGCCTTTTGTTGTAGGTGAATATCTAATCGCTATTGTTGTAGTAGTAATTGCAAACTCCATGGGATACGGACCATTCTAA